From the Manihot esculenta cultivar AM560-2 chromosome 14, M.esculenta_v8, whole genome shotgun sequence genome, the window TACTAAGGGGAGCATAATGTGTATAGAGATAATTAAAATCGCTTCTATAGTTGCTActacattttatttattttggtggTCTCAAAAACCGCCACTACTTTATAGAGACATCGTAAAAAAAGAAGGCGATTTTGAAAACCATCTTAAATTTGTGTACGtagaaaaaaaatcacctctATATTTGCATTCttcttatatttataaatgagCATCACACAAATAAAATCACATGTCAAAAGAAAAATTCACCTCTATATTTGCATTCttcttatatttataaatgagcattacataaataaaatcacatgtcaaaagaaaaattcactgataaaattttaactattttataGTTAGCTTGTAGCtggttaatttatttttgaatttctACAGTTTTCTTAGTAGTTTGcatactaaaataatatttttggtTGAAGtgatttgatatttttagtGGAAGTGATTTGCCACACATCCTCATTACAACATAGTATATTTGTAGTAAGCTTTTTGCAACTTGCAATGTAGAAGAATAAAATGCCATTTAAAGCAGTTATGAATTGTGGTAACTACAAGGTAAGGATTATTAAAAACACGAACTCTTTGCTTGTCTTCATCACTGACTAATTACACAGTGGAAACATGATAGTATTCATTGATTACATAAAACTTCTTATATTTTTGCAAAAGAACAGGACATTTGTCTAGTGGAAAAGATTATAACCAAAAAAGAAATCTAAGAAAATCAAGCAACTGCTTTTTCCGCGAGTATATAAGCATTATCGCGGCGAATGCAAGTTGGAGTATAGCATGATTTAACATTCAGCAAAGTCATCACAGCACTTGACCTTCCCTTGGGTATCACCCTTCTTAATCTGATCACTttccttcctttcttctttgtcTTGGTCACAGAACCCTGATCACGTTAGAGAAATTCCACGTTCATTAGTTTGAAAAAGAATCTCCCACGAGCCGTTTAcgtaaatttattattgtttaacaagaaaaagaaaaggaaaatttccattattcaattattttagATATTCCCTAAAAAGATTGGTCATAAGTCACAACAGTCAATAAAGGGAAGAACAGGGAGAATAGACGCACCGCATCAAAATTATTCGTAGATTCAGAGGTGGCGAGACAGTTGTCTGAAGCATCATCATCAACATCCTTATCTGCATGAACCAGAGCCATCAGATAAATTTACCCTATAATTAAATGCAAAAATCttgtttgaagttttgaagattATATATACACAGAGACTTACCAGAGCCATCATCTTTATTGCTTAATGATTCGATGCAATAAAACCTGAAACTTGGGGATCCAGGATAATCGCATTTTTCGGTCAACCTGCTGAGCCTACCGTCCTCTTCTTCCCAGTTCTCATCTTCGGTTGTTTCTATCTCTGCAAACTTCTCTATATATTCGTCTTTGCGATCTTGTTGgatatttttctctttctttgattTTTTGGACTCATTTGTAGACTCTTTTGGCAATAGTGCCTCGACAGACACATCTTTAGCTAGTGACATAGGCTGCAATGGCGCCGTTTCTGCAGCCTTATTGGG encodes:
- the LOC122721746 gene encoding uncharacterized protein LOC122721746 gives rise to the protein MGCSGSKFKYSSEPIPARLRPLLLRKFEKMRRWRHGVSLEDNDSVTCSKKELLKDGFFDTDNSSHPHNSDHKSSSSQEDHGLNVAPAPESDETALKNKMDPNKAAETAPLQPMSLAKDVSVEALLPKESTNESKKSKKEKNIQQDRKDEYIEKFAEIETTEDENWEEEDGRLSRLTEKCDYPGSPSFRFYCIESLSNKDDGSDKDVDDDASDNCLATSESTNNFDAGSVTKTKKKGRKVIRLRRVIPKGRSSAVMTLLNVKSCYTPTCIRRDNAYILAEKAVA